The Candidatus Polarisedimenticolaceae bacterium genome contains a region encoding:
- a CDS encoding serine/threonine-protein kinase, with protein sequence MPPQEFGRYRVERELGRGAMGAVFLAHDPEIDRRVAVKTIQVFSGLPDAEREQARRRFLTEARSAGRLVHPGIVTIFDVGEADGAPWIAMEYIEGQTLDAFCRRDRLLGVDVVVDIVAGLAETLAYAHQAGVVHRDIKPTNLIRTGERAVKIMDFGLAQSGTAGRTQDGHLLGTPNYMAPEQIRGDRADARTDLWSLAVVLFELLTGEKPFAGDSVSSVLYRVVHEPPRELGPHLERVPVALAGFLKKALAKDPQARFADGAAFAWALREARRATADRATPAARSVAAPAAEPAGSGRSSLLPYLFGAAAVIASVVGVLAWRHAESRRQAAAFFETTVRAEPSEAAVTLDGAPLADPRLRVPSAGPFPRVSAAAGCRRVEHLVAPSDAGREIVLVLDPEKAAVAVDAGVDGAALRVNGESAGTSPREIELDLCRENRLEAAADGYTPAAVVVPAGASPKDARGAAAALRLAAIPTGRIVVPAPGSPVRWLVDGKPAQREDGSLRVPAGRREVRAVNEDTFVDVTAVVDVPPDGHVDADLRVPPLAELLVQAFPPNAKVYVRRGGGWRYLDDVPLERQIAAGSYELRVEYVPTGATQERKVSLRPGENPPLRFAFESKR encoded by the coding sequence ATGCCGCCGCAGGAGTTCGGACGTTATCGGGTCGAGCGGGAGTTGGGCCGCGGGGCCATGGGCGCCGTCTTTCTCGCGCACGATCCGGAGATCGACCGACGCGTCGCCGTCAAGACGATCCAGGTCTTCTCCGGACTTCCCGACGCCGAACGCGAGCAGGCGCGGCGACGGTTCCTGACCGAGGCCCGCAGCGCGGGCAGGCTCGTCCACCCCGGCATCGTCACGATCTTCGACGTCGGGGAGGCCGACGGCGCGCCGTGGATCGCGATGGAGTACATCGAGGGGCAGACGCTCGACGCCTTCTGCCGCCGCGACCGCCTGCTCGGTGTGGACGTCGTCGTCGACATCGTCGCGGGGCTCGCCGAGACGCTCGCCTACGCACACCAGGCCGGCGTCGTGCACCGGGACATCAAGCCGACCAACCTGATCCGGACCGGCGAACGTGCCGTCAAGATCATGGATTTCGGCCTCGCGCAGTCGGGGACGGCGGGACGGACCCAGGACGGGCATCTGCTCGGGACCCCGAACTACATGGCCCCCGAGCAGATCCGCGGCGACCGCGCCGACGCGCGCACCGACCTGTGGTCGCTCGCGGTCGTCCTCTTCGAGCTGCTCACGGGAGAGAAGCCGTTCGCCGGGGACTCGGTCTCGTCGGTGCTGTACCGCGTCGTGCACGAGCCGCCGCGGGAGCTCGGCCCCCACCTCGAGCGCGTCCCCGTCGCGCTCGCCGGCTTCCTGAAGAAGGCGCTCGCCAAGGACCCGCAGGCCCGTTTCGCGGACGGCGCCGCCTTCGCGTGGGCCCTGCGCGAGGCGAGGCGGGCGACGGCCGACCGCGCGACGCCGGCGGCGCGGAGCGTCGCGGCCCCCGCGGCGGAGCCGGCGGGATCCGGGCGGTCGTCGTTGCTTCCGTACCTGTTCGGTGCGGCCGCGGTGATCGCGTCGGTCGTCGGGGTGCTCGCCTGGCGTCATGCCGAGAGCCGCAGGCAGGCGGCGGCCTTCTTCGAGACGACCGTTCGCGCGGAACCGTCCGAGGCCGCGGTGACTCTCGACGGCGCCCCGCTCGCGGACCCTCGGCTTCGCGTGCCGTCCGCGGGCCCTTTCCCGAGGGTTTCCGCGGCGGCGGGGTGCCGGCGGGTCGAGCACCTCGTGGCCCCGTCGGACGCGGGGCGCGAGATCGTTCTCGTTCTCGACCCTGAGAAGGCGGCGGTCGCGGTCGACGCGGGCGTCGACGGCGCGGCGCTGCGCGTCAACGGCGAGTCCGCCGGAACGTCACCTCGCGAGATCGAGCTCGATCTGTGCCGCGAGAACCGCCTCGAGGCCGCAGCCGACGGGTACACCCCCGCCGCGGTGGTGGTCCCTGCGGGAGCGTCTCCCAAGGACGCGCGCGGCGCCGCGGCGGCGCTGCGGCTGGCGGCCATTCCGACCGGGCGCATCGTCGTTCCCGCGCCCGGCTCCCCGGTGCGATGGCTCGTCGACGGGAAACCCGCGCAGCGGGAGGACGGATCGCTGCGCGTCCCCGCGGGACGTCGCGAGGTGCGCGCCGTCAACGAAGACACCTTCGTGGACGTGACGGCGGTCGTCGACGTTCCGCCGGACGGCCACGTCGACGCCGACCTGCGCGTGCCGCCGCTCGCGGAGCTTCTCGTGCAGGCCTTCCCGCCGAACGCGAAGGTCTACGTGCGCCGCGGCGGCGGCTGGCGCTACCTCGACGACGTTCCACTCGAGCGACAGATCGCCGCCGGTTCCTACGAGTTGCGGGTCGAGTACGTTCCGACGGGGGCGACCCAGGAACGCAAGGTCTCGCTTCGACCGGGCGAGAACCCTCCGCTAAGATTCGCGTTCGAGTCGAAGCGATGA
- a CDS encoding PEGA domain-containing protein → MRTLGGFAAGLLGIALFLAPIPARGQAQGSAELEAARVELEAARFDKALAVLDALLARPDLEPSIAGSALALRAQARVATGDLGRAEQDWKRLLLLRPDYEPDPTTTGRKARERFDRVASTVVGGLKFEIDPPGARIAVDGRLVTPAADGTLRLPAGDRRIEVEHPGFDPASLGATVIAGDIVPVRVRLVPNARSVVLRTEPDGVEVRLDGTLLGVTARPSESAPASAPAFARAARLEIADLPLGEHVFELTKPCYRTTRVRVQVQVDVTDRGAIALETVALDPARAVVAVRGKPEGAEVRADGVALGRIPLEGAALCAGTRAFEVRAGGRVVWRERVELPEQGTATLEVAPRPQAVLLGSATWPAALRELEGAFGVEARAELPAGTDLGAAEGWASVTLPADTDLAVAVLPAGAGQGVGRVVLYSPILRTLETLEGAALSIRRPSRVRPTLGWRLADLSGGGVVVAEVIPGGPASAAGVVAGSGVAVLAGRVVASAAQAHAVVAGLPPGSPVTIDLVVPGEAEPRKVEATLGGAPVFAPKTEGPGGAAIAAAWGAVDGVGAEDRRIALAQLGSLLLVAGRAEAAADAFSRAASPPTTEPGAIDYLLGRALAAAGREAEARAAFSRVREGSSRAEGGDGPPLAPAAADHLADLGVGGR, encoded by the coding sequence GTGAGGACGCTTGGAGGTTTCGCGGCGGGGCTGCTCGGCATCGCGCTGTTCCTCGCGCCGATCCCTGCGCGAGGGCAAGCGCAAGGCTCAGCCGAGCTCGAGGCGGCCCGGGTCGAGCTCGAGGCGGCCCGCTTCGACAAGGCGCTCGCGGTGCTCGACGCCCTGCTGGCCCGCCCGGACCTCGAGCCTTCGATCGCCGGGTCGGCTCTGGCGCTTCGGGCGCAGGCCCGCGTGGCGACCGGAGACCTCGGCCGTGCGGAGCAGGACTGGAAGCGCCTCCTCCTCCTTCGACCCGACTACGAGCCGGACCCGACGACGACCGGTCGGAAGGCGCGGGAGCGTTTCGATCGGGTCGCGTCGACCGTCGTGGGGGGGCTGAAGTTCGAGATCGATCCTCCCGGTGCCCGCATCGCCGTGGACGGGAGGCTCGTCACTCCCGCCGCCGACGGGACGCTGCGCCTTCCCGCCGGAGACCGCCGGATCGAGGTCGAGCATCCGGGCTTCGACCCGGCCTCGCTCGGGGCCACCGTCATCGCGGGGGACATCGTGCCCGTCCGCGTGCGCCTCGTGCCGAACGCGCGTTCGGTCGTCCTGCGCACCGAGCCCGACGGTGTGGAGGTCCGCCTCGACGGGACGCTGCTCGGGGTCACGGCGCGGCCGTCCGAGTCCGCGCCCGCGTCCGCCCCCGCGTTCGCGCGGGCCGCTCGCCTCGAGATCGCGGATCTCCCGCTCGGCGAACACGTCTTCGAGCTCACGAAACCGTGTTACCGGACGACGCGCGTCCGCGTCCAGGTCCAGGTCGATGTGACCGATCGAGGAGCGATCGCGCTCGAGACCGTCGCGCTCGACCCCGCGCGTGCCGTCGTCGCGGTCCGCGGGAAACCGGAAGGGGCGGAGGTCCGGGCGGACGGCGTCGCGCTCGGACGCATCCCCCTCGAGGGAGCCGCGCTTTGTGCGGGGACGCGCGCGTTCGAGGTACGCGCCGGGGGGCGCGTCGTGTGGCGCGAGCGGGTCGAGCTCCCCGAACAGGGAACGGCGACGCTGGAGGTCGCGCCGCGGCCTCAGGCCGTCCTGCTCGGCTCCGCGACGTGGCCGGCCGCCCTTCGCGAGCTCGAAGGGGCGTTCGGGGTCGAGGCGCGCGCGGAGTTGCCGGCGGGAACCGACCTGGGAGCCGCGGAGGGTTGGGCGTCGGTGACGCTTCCTGCGGACACGGACCTCGCAGTGGCGGTCCTTCCCGCCGGAGCGGGGCAGGGGGTCGGCAGGGTGGTCCTGTACAGCCCGATCCTGCGAACCCTCGAGACGCTCGAGGGCGCCGCGCTGTCGATCCGTCGTCCGTCCCGGGTTCGTCCCACGCTCGGGTGGCGCCTGGCGGATCTCTCCGGTGGCGGCGTCGTCGTGGCGGAGGTGATTCCCGGCGGTCCTGCGTCCGCGGCGGGGGTCGTCGCCGGCTCCGGGGTCGCCGTCCTCGCGGGAAGGGTCGTCGCGTCCGCGGCGCAGGCCCACGCCGTGGTCGCCGGGCTGCCTCCGGGCTCGCCGGTCACGATCGATCTCGTCGTGCCGGGGGAAGCCGAGCCGCGAAAGGTCGAAGCGACGCTTGGCGGCGCCCCCGTCTTCGCGCCGAAGACCGAGGGTCCCGGCGGCGCCGCGATTGCTGCCGCGTGGGGGGCGGTGGATGGCGTCGGGGCCGAGGATCGCCGGATCGCCCTGGCCCAGCTGGGGAGCCTGCTGCTCGTCGCGGGTCGGGCGGAGGCGGCGGCCGACGCGTTCTCGCGTGCGGCGTCCCCGCCGACGACCGAGCCCGGCGCGATCGACTACCTCCTCGGACGCGCCCTCGCCGCCGCGGGGCGCGAGGCCGAGGCCCGCGCCGCTTTCTCACGCGTGCGCGAAGGGAGCTCGCGCGCCGAAGGGGGCGACGGCCCGCCGCTCGCGCCCGCCGCCGCCGACCACCTCGCCGATCTCGGAGTGGGGGGCCGCTGA
- a CDS encoding zf-HC2 domain-containing protein, which yields MACELFQSRLVALVYDDVSAEDRACVQAHLAGCASCSATLERLAATRALLADAAPEVPVAPRIVVVTPRRTVPSWAAFAAGLLAAALVGGVGYVAGSAGRPDEVAQGATPPAGIDAEQARALVRQEIEALEASSRKSLVPDAVTRDVLRTELAGLERRINSGRADDVGYVLDQIAASETRSRQRIGDTQQALRYVALANNPGLGEY from the coding sequence ATGGCCTGCGAGTTGTTCCAGTCCCGTCTCGTCGCGCTCGTCTACGACGACGTCTCGGCGGAAGATCGCGCCTGTGTGCAGGCGCACCTCGCGGGGTGCGCGTCGTGCTCCGCGACGCTGGAGAGGCTCGCCGCGACGAGGGCGCTCCTCGCCGACGCGGCGCCCGAGGTTCCTGTCGCGCCGAGAATCGTGGTGGTGACGCCGCGCCGCACCGTCCCGTCCTGGGCCGCCTTCGCCGCGGGACTCCTCGCCGCCGCCCTCGTCGGTGGCGTCGGGTATGTCGCCGGGTCGGCCGGCCGGCCCGACGAGGTCGCGCAGGGGGCCACGCCTCCGGCCGGGATCGACGCGGAGCAGGCACGCGCCCTCGTCCGCCAGGAGATCGAGGCGCTCGAGGCTTCGTCGCGGAAATCGCTCGTCCCCGACGCCGTCACCCGCGACGTGCTCCGGACCGAGCTCGCGGGTCTCGAGCGCCGCATCAACAGCGGTCGTGCCGACGACGTCGGGTACGTCCTCGATCAGATCGCCGCTTCGGAGACGCGCTCGCGGCAGCGCATCGGCGACACCCAGCAGGCGCTTCGTTACGTGGCGCTCGCGAACAACCCCGGGCTGGGCGAGTACTGA
- a CDS encoding sigma-70 family RNA polymerase sigma factor: MESPTDEDLVLALRAGNLDSLGALVARWEQPLFRFVLRLVGRDDEARDVCQETFLRVLDRARHYRPGAKFSTWMYQIALNLCRDRARRNRRWDRILVHPRPAADDPAPEPAAVAPEDEQPEAALEAEERRAAVRRVLESLPTEQREVVVLKEYEGLKFREIAEVLGLPESTVKSRMYFALESMRGALERQGVRV; the protein is encoded by the coding sequence TTGGAGTCACCCACCGACGAGGACCTCGTCCTGGCCCTGAGGGCGGGGAACCTCGATTCGCTCGGAGCTCTCGTCGCCCGATGGGAGCAGCCGCTGTTCCGGTTCGTCCTGCGCCTGGTCGGGCGCGACGACGAGGCGCGGGACGTCTGTCAGGAGACCTTCCTCCGCGTGCTCGATCGGGCGCGCCACTACCGGCCGGGGGCGAAGTTCTCGACCTGGATGTACCAGATCGCCCTGAACCTGTGCAGGGACCGTGCTCGCCGCAACCGGCGATGGGATCGCATCCTCGTCCACCCGCGCCCGGCTGCGGATGACCCGGCCCCGGAACCCGCGGCGGTCGCCCCCGAAGACGAGCAGCCGGAGGCGGCCCTCGAGGCCGAAGAGCGCCGCGCGGCGGTGCGGAGGGTGCTCGAGTCCCTCCCGACCGAGCAGCGGGAGGTCGTGGTCCTCAAGGAATACGAAGGGCTGAAGTTCCGGGAGATCGCCGAGGTGCTCGGCCTCCCCGAAAGCACCGTGAAGTCCCGCATGTACTTCGCGCTCGAATCGATGCGCGGCGCCCTCGAACGGCAGGGCGTCCGCGTCTAG
- a CDS encoding SpoIIE family protein phosphatase — MTLSTAAEDRRRTAPRAEDWEAVARRQDEEIRSLCAEVLERYEEATFVYRLAERIAAERGESAIARMVVDDVAQVLGAPRGEVWLQGNDAFTLSVAVGTPGEGAADTDLEMLARARRGQPWVRDGDIPTVAVPLPSPSGPPLGVLVLRGRRSGRPYRAGEVKLLGAIGSLASAFLRNERLSEKARQAELRQREDELARQVHRGLLPHQDPEFEGLDVSGGFRAAEVVGGDYYGYVPMADGSLGIAMADVSGHGVGAALYMATAKGAIQSEGRRILSPAELLAQTNEVLLGDFSGMDMFATSVFVRFYPGARRFVYSNGGHNPPFLVRSSGEVVRLERGGPALGILPRVRYLEESFPFAEGDVLILYTDGIVEARDAEQRFYGLDRLVEEVNASRALPAPAIRSRVIADLERHVEGLPTRDDVTLVVARAIASGAEVSG, encoded by the coding sequence ATGACGCTGAGCACGGCCGCCGAGGATCGAAGGAGGACGGCCCCCCGCGCGGAGGACTGGGAGGCGGTCGCCCGGCGTCAGGACGAGGAGATCCGCAGCTTGTGCGCGGAGGTCCTGGAGCGTTACGAGGAGGCGACGTTCGTCTACCGTCTGGCGGAGCGGATCGCGGCGGAACGGGGAGAATCGGCCATCGCGCGGATGGTCGTGGACGACGTCGCCCAGGTCCTCGGCGCGCCGCGCGGCGAGGTGTGGCTGCAGGGCAACGACGCCTTCACGCTCTCCGTGGCCGTCGGAACCCCCGGGGAGGGAGCGGCGGACACCGACCTCGAGATGCTGGCCCGGGCGCGCCGCGGCCAACCGTGGGTGCGCGACGGGGACATCCCCACGGTGGCGGTGCCGCTCCCTTCGCCGTCGGGTCCGCCGCTGGGGGTGCTCGTCCTGCGCGGACGCCGCAGCGGGCGTCCCTATCGCGCCGGCGAGGTCAAGCTCCTCGGCGCGATCGGCTCCCTCGCGTCGGCCTTCCTGCGCAACGAGCGACTCAGCGAAAAGGCGCGCCAGGCGGAGCTCCGCCAGCGCGAGGACGAGCTTGCCCGCCAGGTCCATCGCGGCCTGCTCCCGCACCAGGACCCGGAGTTCGAGGGGCTCGACGTCTCGGGCGGGTTCCGCGCCGCCGAGGTCGTCGGCGGCGACTACTACGGCTACGTGCCGATGGCCGACGGGAGTCTCGGGATCGCGATGGCCGACGTGTCCGGGCACGGCGTCGGCGCGGCGCTGTACATGGCGACCGCCAAGGGAGCGATCCAGTCCGAGGGTCGGCGGATCCTGTCTCCCGCCGAGTTGCTCGCCCAGACCAACGAGGTGCTCCTGGGCGACTTCTCCGGCATGGACATGTTCGCGACCAGCGTGTTCGTCCGCTTCTATCCGGGGGCGCGCCGGTTCGTCTACTCGAACGGGGGGCACAATCCGCCGTTCCTCGTGCGCAGCTCCGGAGAGGTCGTGCGTCTCGAGAGGGGAGGGCCCGCCCTGGGGATCCTCCCGCGCGTCCGCTACCTCGAGGAGTCGTTCCCCTTCGCCGAGGGGGACGTCCTGATCCTCTACACCGACGGGATCGTCGAGGCCCGTGACGCCGAGCAGCGGTTCTACGGACTCGATCGACTGGTCGAGGAGGTGAATGCCTCGCGGGCCCTTCCCGCGCCCGCGATCCGCTCCCGGGTGATCGCCGACCTCGAGCGGCACGTCGAAGGGCTGCCCACGCGCGACGACGTCACGCTCGTCGTCGCGCGCGCGATCGCCTCGGGGGCCGAGGTCTCGGGATGA
- a CDS encoding response regulator, with translation MSAGKRILIVDDDAFIRRPLEFILREEGFEAFTASDGEECLRRVGDVRPDLIFLDVMMPGRDGFAVCGALKSDPDLRCIPVILLSARGMESDRQRGLDVGASDFMTKPYSPTELLRRVRELLSGN, from the coding sequence ATGAGCGCCGGAAAGCGGATCCTGATCGTCGACGACGACGCGTTCATCCGTCGCCCCCTGGAGTTCATCCTCCGCGAGGAAGGGTTCGAGGCGTTCACCGCCTCCGACGGAGAGGAATGCCTGCGCCGGGTCGGGGACGTCCGTCCCGACCTGATCTTCCTCGACGTCATGATGCCGGGTCGCGACGGGTTCGCCGTCTGCGGGGCCCTCAAGAGCGACCCGGACCTCCGGTGCATTCCCGTGATCCTGCTCTCGGCCCGGGGCATGGAGTCCGACCGGCAACGCGGCCTGGACGTCGGAGCCTCGGACTTCATGACCAAGCCTTACTCCCCCACGGAGCTGCTGCGTCGCGTGCGCGAGCTCCTTTCCGGAAACTGA